The following is a genomic window from Nguyenibacter vanlangensis.
GAAGAACGCCCCCGCCGGCAGCACGTAGCCCTGGCCGTGCGCTTCGGGCAGGCCGTCATCGGTGCTGAGATACGTGCCGTGGACGACGAATTCCGCGGCCGCGCGGCTGCCGTCTTCATTGACCATGACCACCACGTCGCGGATGTCCTCGCGGTAGCAGCTATCCATGCGGTGCAGGAAGGCGCGGAACGGCGCCACCCCGATCTCGCTGCCGCCCTGGTTGATGTCGTGCACGACATCGTCGGTGAGCAGGGCCAGGAAAGCCTCCCGGTCGCCGGAATTGAAGGTACGGTAATAGGTTTCGATCAGCGTTCGCGCGGTTTCGACGGACATGGCGGGCTCCGATGCGGGGTTTCAGACAAAGGAATGGATGGCGGCGGGCGGCACATGGACGGGCCAGTCGCGGCAGTTGCGCACCGCCCCGTCCCG
Proteins encoded in this region:
- a CDS encoding ketosteroid isomerase-related protein, with the protein product MSVETARTLIETYYRTFNSGDREAFLALLTDDVVHDINQGGSEIGVAPFRAFLHRMDSCYREDIRDVVVMVNEDGSRAAAEFVVHGTYLSTDDGLPEAHGQGYVLPAGAFFTLRDGKVARISNFYNLPEWTRQVTGK